The following coding sequences are from one Candidatus Melainabacteria bacterium window:
- a CDS encoding GGDEF domain-containing protein, which produces MKAQFTQMLQNFHGQTRHRQGEGNIRKLQTQNTMLERALREKDREIDRLRHQLSNSEARLQELMGTDVLTDLPNRHIFKEHLTHSLKRALRLGYSLSLMLIDIDHLRDINLRYGHEVGDLVLIEVAKILKSSVREIDMPARWGGEELVTVLHETDAEGAAVVAERVRRRVSMLEIEDPKTKKPIKVTATLAVASYPAHSNEPQGLLEAACEALITAKDKGCNAVIVANR; this is translated from the coding sequence ATGAAGGCTCAGTTCACACAAATGCTGCAGAACTTTCATGGTCAGACACGCCATCGCCAGGGCGAAGGAAATATTCGAAAACTACAGACTCAAAATACAATGCTCGAACGGGCGCTTCGAGAAAAAGATCGTGAAATCGACCGCCTTCGCCATCAGCTGTCCAATTCGGAAGCTCGATTGCAAGAATTGATGGGAACAGACGTTCTCACGGACCTACCAAATCGTCATATCTTCAAAGAACACCTGACTCATTCTCTCAAGCGCGCTTTGAGACTTGGATATTCGCTGTCCCTGATGTTGATCGATATCGATCATCTGCGCGATATCAACTTGCGATACGGTCATGAAGTTGGTGACCTCGTGTTGATCGAGGTGGCAAAAATTCTCAAGAGTTCTGTGCGTGAAATCGACATGCCTGCTCGATGGGGCGGTGAGGAACTAGTGACCGTATTGCACGAGACTGACGCCGAAGGTGCAGCTGTTGTTGCAGAGCGTGTCCGACGCAGGGTTTCGATGCTGGAAATTGAAGATCCTAAGACGAAAAAGCCGATCAAAGTCACCGCGACTCTTGCTGTTGCCAGTTATCCGGCTCACAGCAACGAGCCACAGGGCTTGTTGGAAGCAGCCTGCGAAGCGCTTATTACAGCAAAAGACAAAGGCTGTAACGCAGTGATTGTCGCCAATCGGTAA
- a CDS encoding TetR/AcrR family transcriptional regulator, whose protein sequence is MENSSTAVVAEQLGRREKKKALTRQTIIDAAGKLFSVNGFDATSIDEICQAADVVKGTFYYHFKSKEDLVIELRREMTEQLEEFVASELDSGNSPLDILRALMIKDARWTEQNEELSVIFVSQIYMNRAASLKNPDTPPSRLRGALRRPVSTVVEAAQQAGQLRADVNPDELTEMIFGFYIHAKRCWLNARTPGTLEPSVLRWLDMLLDGLGAPTASV, encoded by the coding sequence ATGGAGAACTCTTCAACTGCTGTTGTAGCAGAGCAACTTGGTAGACGGGAAAAGAAAAAGGCTCTGACGCGACAGACAATCATCGATGCGGCAGGGAAGCTCTTTTCGGTCAACGGCTTTGATGCAACTTCCATCGATGAGATCTGTCAGGCGGCTGACGTCGTTAAGGGTACCTTTTACTATCATTTCAAATCCAAAGAAGATCTGGTCATCGAGCTACGACGTGAGATGACCGAACAGCTTGAAGAGTTTGTTGCGTCCGAGCTGGATTCAGGAAATAGCCCTCTGGATATTTTGAGGGCGCTTATGATCAAGGATGCTCGCTGGACAGAACAGAATGAAGAACTGTCCGTGATCTTCGTTTCGCAGATCTATATGAATCGGGCCGCCTCTCTAAAAAACCCGGATACGCCGCCTTCGCGCCTGCGGGGGGCGCTTCGCCGTCCAGTCTCGACGGTTGTGGAGGCTGCACAACAAGCAGGGCAGTTACGCGCTGACGTTAATCCTGATGAGTTGACTGAGATGATTTTCGGGTTTTATATCCACGCTAAGCGTTGTTGGCTTAACGCTCGCACCCCCGGGACTCTTGAGCCTTCGGTTTTGCGGTGGTTGGACATGCTTTTAGATGGCCTAGGGGCTCCTACTGCTTCGGTTTAA